TTATTTGGAAAATCCCTTTACATTTATTCCTTTTGTATAATTTTAAATGATAGAAGGATACGAGCAAAGTAAAATCTTATTTCTACCATTTATTTCTGGCTTCAGAACCTGGAACCTTTAAGGCAACAAAATTCTTCCAGACCTCTAAGATAAGTGACCTGACACCTCCGCAAGTCAGAGAAGTCTTTGACTTATTGGACACCAATGGGGATGGAAGTCTGGACGGGGCAGATGTTGGGTAAGATCTTCACATCTTCACGTTCTGTATCAATGGTTTCCGATGTCTCTGCTTGATGTCATTCATCAAGAACCTTTACTGTTCACTTCCAGTTACTAAAACCATTCGTGGTCACGGGACGGTGGTCACACAATACATACGCAGTGTTCACGCCGTGTCAGATGATCAGGACGGATTTTTTTGGCTTCTGCAAGTAAAATGTGAAGATAATTGCAGATTCGTGGAGATTTTGAGAATATTTTACATTCATAATACATTAGAAAATTATAAACAAATTTGCTAATTATATAGAAATATGCTAAATTGGCCAGAAAAATaaagtgtttttgctttttttctttagTGATTTCCTTCAAAAATTCCAGCCATCGGCAAGACCTTTAACAGAAGAAGAAATATGTAACTTCTTTGCGGAAGGTGATCCAGATAATGATGGGAAGATCGGAGTCTGTGGTAAGTGCATAATAGCATAATAGAAGGATAGCAGTGTCAAAATACAAATTATAGGGGATCTGTAAGAATGACAGACTGTTTTGTATGTGGGAATATTGTCTCATAAAGAATTGATGAAAAAACggagacacggatgacactgatggaaaaaacggagacacggatgacactgatgttaaaacagacacacggatgacactgatggtaaaaacagacacacggatgacactgatgttaaaacagacacacggatgacactgatggtaaaaacggagacacggatgacactgatggtaaaaacagacacatggatgacactgatggtaaaattggagacacggatgacactgatggtaaaaatggagacacggatgacactgatggtaaaaatggagacacagatgacactgatggtaaaaatggagacatggatgacactgatggtaaatatggagacacagatgacactgatggtaaaaatggagacatggatgacacactgatggtaaaaatggacacacgtatgacactgatggtaaaaatggagacaCAGATGACACTGATGTAAAAATGGAGacatggatgacactgatggtaaatatggagacacagatgacactgatggtaaaaatggagacaCAGATGACACTGATGTAAAAATGGAGacatggatgacactgatggtaaatatggagacacagatgacactgatggtaaaaatggagacacagatgacactgatggtaaatatggagacacagatgacactgatggtaaatatggagacacagatgacactgatggtaaaaatggacacacgtatgacactgatggtaaaaatggagacacagatgacactgatggtaaaaatggagacaCAGATGACACTGATGTAAAAATGGAGacatggatgacactgatggtaaatatggagacacagatgacactgatggtaaatatggagacacagatgacactgatggtaaaaatggagacatggatgacacactgatggtaaaaatggatacacgtatgacactgatggtaaaaatggagacaCAGATGACACTGATGTAAAAATGGAGacatggatgacactgatggtaaaaattgagacacggatgacactgatggtaaaaatgaacacaagaatgacacactgatgataccatTACAATTTTATCACATACATGTTTCCACACGAACCTCTGAAGGAGGCCTTAATACCATTTTCTCTGACTATATGGAATTAGAACAATTAAACACAGATTCTGGTTGATTGATGTGGGCAGCAGAGACACTTCACAATTTCATGAGACTTAATATTTTATTGCCCTTTCACCACTACAAATAAGTATGAATATAGAGACATAAGAAGCTGTCGTTATCTACATTGAGGACTTTCTATAGATGATTGATTAATTCACTATTTAAATTTGTTTTTGCAGAATTCCAAGACCTGGTTGTAAAGTCAGCGACAAAATAAGAGGATCAATGTCGTCTCCATTTGCTTTTTAATAAGAATATTTCTGGATGTGTTATCAATCTGAAGCAAATAAAAAGTCATAACATTGTCAGCATTATCAGTGGGATTGTGTGTCGCGGTCAGGCCTCTGCGCACCGGCGGCGGTCCACTCTGTTACTATTGGGTTTGGGTTGAACTGGTCCAAGATCCGGGTTTAAGATTCACATTAGCGGATTGTTTTCCAgacagtataaaaaaataaaagctgAGGTTATATTGATTGATACAAGTTACACAACCAATTTTTTAGCAAAATTATGGGAGACTTAAAGGGATCCAGTCAACAAACTCATGCTGCCCAAAGCGCGGCCGACATGAGTCAGACATATACGTTTTACTCGGGAACGCAGTGGAGAGAacgatcagtgtttggtcagtatttaacatcagtaagccaaaatcagaagaaaagtagaatagaaacccgtcaccacttctgtgtttatcacccactcctggtttggcctattactgaccaaatactgaccgtgcgaACGTGGCTTAAAACCACCTGCTGAGTTGAGCATAAATATTGCAACTTATTAAGGTGTTTACACCAGATTTCTGGAGTAATCACCTTGATGTATCGGCCCCTATATGCCAAGAGGATTGGGAAACACAGCTGGGCATGACAGTAGCTTCTCCATCACAAGTTCAGACATTTATGTAATGTCTAAGACCCCTTTAATACTTGTTTTACATTTAGTAATTTAATTAATTGTTTGGGTATTTTTTGGGGGTGGGGTGTTAAAAGGGGTTttcaactactaggacaacccattcTCAGATGCTATATTCCCTTGTAGAACAAACATATAAATGGCCTATGCTCAGCTACGGAGCTGTTCCAGTGACCTCCGCACCTAGTCCCCCACGTTGTTATGTCACGTCAGCCCTGAAGCCAATCAATGGCCGCCTCACCCTCATTTCTTTCTGACAAACTT
The nucleotide sequence above comes from Ranitomeya imitator isolate aRanImi1 chromosome 7, aRanImi1.pri, whole genome shotgun sequence. Encoded proteins:
- the LOC138645147 gene encoding oncomodulin-like produces the protein MCSILSDSDIKAALNECKEPGTFKATKFFQTSKISDLTPPQVREVFDLLDTNGDGSLDGADVGDFLQKFQPSARPLTEEEICNFFAEGDPDNDGKIGVCEFQDLVVKSATK